One window of the Triticum dicoccoides isolate Atlit2015 ecotype Zavitan chromosome 3B, WEW_v2.0, whole genome shotgun sequence genome contains the following:
- the LOC119276756 gene encoding transcription initiation factor TFIID subunit 11-like — translation MKDPFEAAVEEQESPPDSPAPPEEDPATAAPNTTAEDYDGSAGAGSSRAPPPRPRPSALAAPSTSVAPAAAKAKVRPHKEQDDDDDEEDPMEVDLDKLPSGTSDPDKLAKMNALLSQFTEDQMNRYESFRRSGFQKSNMKKLLASITGSQKISMPTTIVVSGIAKMFVGEVIETARIVMSERKDSGPIRPCHIREAYRRLKLEGKIPKRSVPRLFR, via the exons ATGAAGGACCCCTTCGAGGCGGCCGTTGAGGAGCAGGAGTCCCCGCCGGATTCGCCGGCGCCGCCCGAGGAGGACCCTGCCACAGCGGCCCCCAACACAACCGCCGAGGACTATGACGGCAGCGCGGGCGCCGGTAGttcgcgcgccccgccgccgcggccgcggccTTCGGCGCTAGCCGCGCCCTCGACCTCCGTAGCCCCGGCGGCGGCGAAGGCCAAGGTCCGGCCCCATAAGGAgcaggatgacgacgacgacgaggaagacCCCATGGAGGTCGACCTCGACAAGCTGCCTTCCGGCACCAGCGATCCCGACAAGCTCGCCAAGATGAA TGCTTTGTTATCCCAATTTACAGAAGATCAGATGAACCGGTATGAGTCATTCCGGAGATCTGGATTTCAGAAATCTAACATGAAAAAG cTATTGGCGAGTATCACTGGCAGTCAAAAGATATCTATGCCAACGACCATCGTAGTATCAGGAATAGCAAAGATGTTTGTCGGCGAGGTCATTGAAACAG CTAGAATAGTTATGAGTGAAAGGAAAGATTCTGGACCCATCAGACCTTGCCACATCAGAGAAGCGTACCGAAGATTGAAGCTTGAAGGGAAGATCCCAAAGCGATCCGTTCCTAGACTCTTCCGCTAG